One region of Sulfuriroseicoccus oceanibius genomic DNA includes:
- a CDS encoding type II secretion system protein, with the protein MKSQRQHSISGGFTIVEMMVSLVIVGVLVLITLTALHRAKEQAIRTSSANNLRILGVAVADYLGEHNSRFFPYRSNSQKGGVQWWFGREPKGSGGEGSRDIHTDEGPLGKYIKAAGGVDLCPGMGKYMDLRKAKFKGASFGYGYNVHIGGGWSGRGPRLNLAKTKFGSGEIAVFATCAQVNTFQGAATPENPMVEEFYGFDKSDKTIHFRFNRKALVLFANGSVQMVDPEEGTMDDTLESADVGRFSPVGSTKWLGIVR; encoded by the coding sequence ATGAAATCTCAACGACAACACTCGATCAGCGGTGGCTTCACCATTGTCGAGATGATGGTCAGTTTGGTGATTGTCGGCGTTCTGGTTTTGATCACTCTGACCGCGTTGCACCGGGCCAAAGAACAGGCAATCCGCACGTCCTCGGCCAACAATCTGCGGATCCTGGGCGTCGCCGTTGCCGACTACCTCGGCGAGCACAACAGCCGCTTCTTCCCCTACCGCTCCAATTCCCAAAAGGGCGGGGTGCAGTGGTGGTTCGGCCGCGAGCCGAAAGGCAGCGGCGGTGAGGGCTCACGCGACATCCATACCGACGAGGGTCCGCTGGGCAAATACATCAAAGCCGCCGGCGGCGTAGACCTCTGCCCGGGCATGGGCAAATACATGGACCTCCGCAAGGCCAAGTTCAAAGGTGCCTCGTTCGGCTACGGCTACAACGTCCACATCGGCGGCGGATGGTCCGGCCGAGGACCGCGTCTCAACCTCGCCAAGACCAAGTTTGGTTCGGGCGAGATTGCGGTCTTCGCCACGTGCGCCCAGGTCAACACGTTCCAAGGCGCGGCCACTCCGGAAAACCCGATGGTGGAGGAGTTCTACGGCTTCGACAAGAGCGACAAAACCATCCACTTCCGCTTCAACCGGAAAGCCCTCGTGCTCTTCGCCAATGGCAGCGTCCAAATGGTCGATCCGGAAGAAGGAACGATGGACGACACCCTTGAAAGCGCCGATGTCGGTCGCTTCTCACCGGTGGGAAGCACCAAATGGCTCGGCATCGTGCGCTAA
- a CDS encoding tyrosine phosphatase family protein gives MPKGTPFKLAICGASELPELAKHPVTHVVSIWHPGAQRATYEPAVRHLFPMARILFAVFDDIASETQAGSEDRPPTLDQIERILEFTAGFRPGDTVGIHCLAGISRSSAVATAALAQHLGPGAEAQAIAKVREVRKRSHPNRLIIEYADQLLGRKGALVRAVETSFGMFSYESFKGWRRRHPSDSFYIH, from the coding sequence ATGCCGAAAGGGACCCCATTCAAGCTCGCCATTTGTGGAGCCTCCGAGTTGCCGGAGCTCGCCAAACATCCAGTCACTCATGTGGTGTCGATTTGGCACCCGGGCGCGCAGCGGGCGACTTACGAACCGGCAGTGCGGCATTTGTTTCCGATGGCGCGGATTTTGTTCGCTGTGTTTGACGACATTGCGTCGGAGACCCAGGCGGGCTCGGAGGATCGTCCGCCGACGCTTGATCAAATCGAGCGCATTTTGGAATTTACGGCGGGGTTTCGCCCGGGCGACACCGTGGGGATTCACTGTTTGGCTGGGATCTCGCGGTCTTCGGCGGTGGCGACGGCGGCTCTGGCGCAGCATCTGGGACCTGGCGCGGAAGCGCAGGCGATAGCCAAGGTGCGAGAGGTGCGCAAGCGCTCGCATCCAAACCGCTTGATCATTGAGTATGCGGATCAGCTACTCGGTCGGAAGGGTGCGCTGGTTCGGGCGGTCGAGACGAGTTTCGGGATGTTCTCCTACGAGTCCTTCAAAGGGTGGCGGCGCAGGCACCCCTCGGACAGCTTCTACATCCACTGA
- the pflB gene encoding formate C-acetyltransferase, producing the protein MSTIAPTAEPTKSDDSITSSSPWRGFSAGDWQDSIDVRDFIQKNFTPYTGDDSFLTGPTERTNKLWDDLKVLLAKERAAGGVLDADDKVVSTVDSHGPGYITKDLEQIVGVQTDAPLKRGLLPFGGVRIAAAALQAHGRDLDPETAEAFAKLRKTHNDGVFDGYTADIRKARSAGIVTGLPDGYGRGRIIGDYRRVALYGVDRLIEDKKAQLAASDGEAFSDEWVRCREEINDQIRALAALKNMAAAYGFDISGPATNGKEAVQWTYFAYLGAVKDQNGAAMSFGRASTFFDIYFERDFAEGTCTEEEAQEIIDHLVMKMRIVRFIRTTDYDALFSGDPTWVTESIGGVGEDGRPLVTKTSFRVLQTLYNLGPAPEPNLTVLWSQDLPKGFKDYCSRVSIETSSIQYENDDLMRGYWGDDYGIACCVSAMRIGKQMQFFGARANLAKAMLYAINGGKDEKSGKQVAPVSEPITGDYLTYDELMPRFDATMDWLAEVYVKALNIIHYMHDKYSPENIMMALHDREILRTMACGIAGLSVSADSISAVLNAKVKIIRNEEGLAVDYEVIGDYPAFGNNDDAVDKIATGLVEKFMDKLRKQPTYRNAVPTQSVLTITSNVVYGQKTGSTPDGRKAGEPFAPGANPMHGRDKKGAVASMASVAKLPYKDSQDGISYTFSIVPKALGRTPEDRIANMSNLLDGYFAEKGHHININVFEKETLMDAMEHPEKYPQLTIRVSGYAVNFIKLTREQQLDVIERTFHEKI; encoded by the coding sequence ATGTCCACGATTGCACCTACTGCAGAACCGACAAAATCGGACGATTCCATTACCAGCTCGTCGCCATGGCGCGGCTTCTCCGCTGGCGACTGGCAGGACTCCATCGACGTCCGCGACTTCATCCAGAAGAACTTCACGCCATACACTGGCGACGACTCTTTCCTCACCGGCCCAACCGAGCGCACCAACAAGCTCTGGGACGATTTGAAAGTCCTGCTCGCCAAGGAACGCGCTGCAGGTGGTGTCCTCGACGCCGATGACAAAGTCGTCAGCACCGTCGACTCGCACGGCCCGGGCTACATCACCAAAGACCTCGAGCAGATCGTCGGTGTGCAAACCGACGCTCCACTCAAGCGCGGTCTCCTTCCATTCGGTGGCGTCCGTATCGCAGCCGCCGCACTTCAGGCTCACGGCCGCGACCTCGACCCTGAGACCGCCGAAGCCTTCGCCAAACTGCGCAAGACCCACAACGACGGCGTCTTCGATGGCTACACCGCAGACATCCGCAAAGCCCGTTCGGCAGGTATCGTGACCGGTCTTCCAGATGGCTACGGCCGTGGCCGTATCATCGGCGACTACCGCCGCGTGGCTCTCTATGGTGTCGACCGCCTGATCGAAGACAAGAAGGCACAGCTCGCCGCATCCGACGGCGAAGCGTTCTCCGACGAGTGGGTCCGCTGCCGCGAAGAGATCAACGACCAGATCCGCGCGCTCGCTGCTCTCAAAAACATGGCAGCCGCTTACGGCTTCGACATCTCCGGCCCAGCTACCAATGGTAAGGAAGCAGTCCAGTGGACGTACTTCGCCTACCTCGGTGCGGTCAAGGACCAGAACGGTGCCGCCATGTCGTTCGGCCGTGCTTCGACCTTCTTCGACATCTACTTCGAGCGTGACTTCGCAGAAGGCACCTGCACCGAAGAAGAAGCTCAGGAGATCATCGACCACTTGGTGATGAAGATGCGTATCGTGCGCTTCATCCGTACCACCGACTACGACGCACTCTTCTCCGGCGACCCTACCTGGGTGACCGAGAGCATCGGTGGTGTCGGCGAAGACGGTCGCCCATTGGTCACCAAGACCAGCTTCCGTGTTCTTCAGACCCTCTACAACCTTGGACCAGCACCTGAGCCAAACCTCACCGTGCTGTGGTCGCAGGACCTGCCAAAAGGCTTCAAAGACTACTGCTCGCGCGTCTCGATCGAGACCAGCTCGATCCAGTACGAGAACGACGACCTGATGCGCGGCTACTGGGGCGACGACTACGGTATCGCCTGCTGTGTGTCGGCAATGCGGATCGGCAAGCAGATGCAGTTCTTCGGTGCCCGCGCCAACCTGGCCAAGGCAATGCTCTACGCCATCAACGGCGGTAAGGATGAGAAGTCCGGCAAGCAGGTCGCTCCTGTCAGCGAGCCAATCACCGGTGACTACCTCACCTACGACGAGCTCATGCCTCGCTTCGACGCCACCATGGACTGGCTCGCAGAAGTCTACGTCAAGGCGCTGAACATCATCCACTACATGCACGACAAGTACTCGCCGGAGAACATCATGATGGCTCTCCACGACCGCGAGATCCTGCGCACCATGGCTTGCGGTATCGCCGGACTCTCGGTATCGGCGGACTCGATTTCGGCAGTGCTCAACGCAAAAGTGAAGATCATCCGCAACGAAGAAGGCCTCGCGGTCGACTACGAGGTGATCGGCGATTACCCAGCCTTCGGCAACAACGACGACGCCGTCGATAAGATCGCTACCGGTCTGGTTGAGAAGTTCATGGACAAACTGCGCAAGCAGCCAACCTACCGCAACGCCGTCCCAACCCAGTCGGTGCTCACCATCACCTCGAACGTGGTCTACGGTCAGAAGACCGGCAGCACCCCGGACGGACGGAAAGCAGGCGAGCCATTCGCTCCAGGCGCCAACCCAATGCACGGCCGCGACAAGAAAGGCGCCGTCGCATCGATGGCATCGGTTGCGAAACTTCCATACAAGGACAGCCAGGACGGTATCTCCTACACCTTCTCGATCGTGCCAAAAGCACTCGGAAGAACACCGGAAGACCGCATCGCCAACATGTCCAACCTCCTCGACGGATACTTCGCCGAGAAAGGCCACCACATTAACATCAACGTCTTCGAAAAAGAGACATTGATGGATGCAATGGAGCACCCTGAGAAGTACCCTCAGCTCACCATCCGTGTCTCCGGATACGCTGTGAACTTCATCAAGCTCACCCGCGAACAGCAGCTCGACGTCATCGAGCGTACGTTCCACGAGAAGATCTAA
- the pflA gene encoding pyruvate formate-lyase-activating protein, which produces MSTPVTCPHNPSQPHSIEPNNQQPEDVVGYVHAIETCGTVDGPGVRFITFVSGCPLRCQYCHNPDTQGPAARAAGEPMSAGEIVKDLMRYKNFLRGGGLTVSGGEPLLQPEFVRAIFTLAKENGIHTALDTSGFLGRNADDDLLSKTDLVLLDIKSWLPATYKNVTGVELEPTLAFARRLDKLGIPVWIRFVQVPGLTDAPENVEGIARFVASLGNVDRVEILPFHKMGENKYERAGKAYNLNDTPTPTPEEMDATRQIFANYGVTAL; this is translated from the coding sequence ATGAGCACGCCCGTGACCTGCCCCCACAACCCATCGCAGCCCCATTCGATCGAGCCGAACAACCAGCAACCCGAGGACGTGGTTGGCTACGTTCACGCGATCGAGACCTGCGGCACCGTGGACGGTCCGGGCGTGCGCTTTATCACCTTCGTTTCAGGCTGCCCGCTGCGCTGCCAGTACTGCCACAACCCTGACACCCAGGGCCCGGCGGCACGCGCCGCAGGCGAGCCGATGAGCGCCGGCGAGATCGTCAAAGACCTGATGCGCTACAAGAACTTCCTGCGCGGCGGTGGCCTCACCGTCAGCGGTGGCGAACCACTGCTGCAGCCGGAGTTCGTGCGCGCAATCTTCACTCTCGCCAAGGAGAACGGCATCCACACCGCACTCGATACCTCCGGGTTCCTCGGCCGCAACGCGGATGACGACCTCCTCTCCAAGACCGACCTGGTCCTGCTCGACATCAAGAGCTGGCTCCCGGCCACCTACAAGAATGTCACCGGCGTCGAACTCGAGCCAACGCTCGCATTCGCCCGCCGCCTCGACAAACTCGGTATCCCGGTGTGGATCCGCTTCGTCCAGGTCCCAGGCCTCACCGACGCCCCGGAAAACGTCGAGGGCATCGCGCGCTTCGTCGCCTCGCTCGGCAATGTCGACCGCGTTGAAATCCTCCCATTCCACAAAATGGGCGAAAACAAATACGAACGCGCAGGCAAAGCCTACAACCTAAACGACACCCCAACCCCAACGCCGGAAGAAATGGACGCAACGCGCCAGATCTTCGCCAACTACGGCGTCACGGCACTCTAA
- a CDS encoding OFA family MFS transporter, producing the protein MSSAQKTKNRWLIAASAVGLHISIGSIYAYSAWKMPLENAFGWSSSDTSTAFSIAIFFLGISAAFLGRFIEKKGASKGGLLAASFFSVGLLGSALACYLQNLYLFFLFFGMVSGIGLGLGYISPVSTLVKWFPDRRGLATGLAIMGFGFGGLVCAKLISTFVPAQDEIVLPADQKTYDYLELQKTAPEEAAKIVSTVPALETYKEQSKLADELHREHKTDTPEYAAAKEIKDGFKSTLVYDKGDITKAFLFLGGIYLLVMVPSALYIAPPPAGYADKFAKGSDPKKAKSAAVAGEMTAKQAVRTPGFYGLWLMLFINVSCGIAVIATAKKMGYEMVRLPEVQAGLLVMGISLFNGLGRIMWASASDFIGRSNTYVAFFAIQIIAFPALAYLTGSPIAFMAVTFIILTCYGGGFAAIPAYISDLFGLKEMPTIHGFILTAWSAAGIVGPSINEYVYKTTGSYSGSLWVFGGAFVVALIISVLMKKEIKRIQNGYAAAETANPTPAKAA; encoded by the coding sequence ATGTCATCCGCACAAAAAACGAAAAACCGCTGGCTCATCGCGGCCTCCGCCGTCGGCCTTCACATTTCCATCGGCTCGATCTACGCCTACAGCGCGTGGAAAATGCCGCTCGAGAACGCATTCGGCTGGTCGTCGTCCGACACCTCCACCGCATTCTCCATCGCCATCTTCTTCCTCGGTATCTCCGCCGCCTTCCTCGGCCGCTTCATTGAGAAGAAAGGCGCATCCAAAGGCGGACTCCTCGCCGCCAGCTTCTTCTCGGTTGGTCTGCTCGGGTCGGCTCTCGCCTGCTACCTGCAGAACCTTTACCTCTTCTTCCTCTTCTTCGGAATGGTCAGCGGTATCGGCCTCGGACTCGGCTATATCTCGCCGGTCTCCACACTGGTGAAATGGTTCCCTGACCGGCGCGGCCTCGCCACCGGTCTCGCCATCATGGGCTTCGGCTTCGGTGGATTGGTCTGTGCCAAGTTGATCAGCACCTTCGTTCCGGCCCAAGACGAAATCGTCCTGCCAGCCGACCAGAAAACCTACGACTATCTGGAGCTCCAAAAGACCGCTCCAGAGGAAGCCGCCAAGATCGTCTCCACCGTTCCTGCTCTCGAGACCTACAAGGAACAAAGCAAACTGGCCGACGAGCTGCACCGTGAGCACAAAACCGACACGCCGGAATACGCTGCCGCCAAAGAGATCAAGGACGGCTTCAAGTCGACTCTGGTCTACGACAAAGGCGACATCACCAAAGCCTTCCTCTTCCTCGGCGGAATCTACCTCCTCGTGATGGTTCCTAGTGCGCTCTACATCGCACCGCCACCAGCCGGCTACGCCGATAAGTTCGCCAAGGGCAGCGATCCTAAGAAAGCCAAGTCCGCCGCAGTGGCGGGTGAAATGACCGCCAAGCAGGCGGTGCGCACCCCAGGCTTCTACGGCCTGTGGCTGATGCTCTTCATCAACGTGAGCTGCGGCATTGCTGTGATCGCCACCGCCAAGAAGATGGGCTATGAAATGGTGCGTCTGCCGGAAGTCCAAGCAGGCCTTCTCGTCATGGGAATCTCGCTCTTCAACGGTCTCGGCCGCATCATGTGGGCATCGGCATCCGACTTCATCGGCCGCTCGAACACCTACGTCGCCTTCTTCGCGATCCAAATCATCGCCTTCCCGGCTCTCGCCTACCTCACCGGTAGCCCGATTGCCTTCATGGCCGTGACCTTCATCATCCTCACCTGCTACGGTGGGGGCTTCGCCGCGATCCCTGCCTACATCTCGGATCTCTTCGGCCTCAAGGAAATGCCAACCATCCACGGCTTCATCCTCACCGCCTGGTCCGCAGCCGGCATCGTCGGCCCGTCGATCAACGAGTACGTCTACAAGACCACGGGCAGTTACAGCGGCAGCCTTTGGGTCTTCGGTGGCGCCTTCGTCGTCGCCCTGATCATCTCGGTTCTGATGAAGAAAGAGATCAAGCGCATCCAAAACGGCTACGCAGCCGCAGAAACCGCCAACCCAACGCCAGCCAAAGCAGCGTAA
- a CDS encoding Txe/YoeB family addiction module toxin, which yields MAYELVYTRQAKKDAKKLKGSPLAERAKQLLRLIGEDPFADPPPYEALVGDLGGAYSRRMNIQHRLVYAVYEDEKTVKVLRLWTHYE from the coding sequence ATGGCATACGAACTGGTCTACACGCGGCAGGCGAAGAAGGATGCCAAGAAGCTGAAAGGATCGCCGCTTGCGGAGAGGGCGAAGCAGTTGCTGCGGTTGATTGGTGAAGATCCCTTTGCCGATCCTCCGCCGTATGAGGCGCTAGTGGGGGACTTGGGCGGAGCGTATTCACGCCGGATGAATATCCAGCACCGCTTGGTATATGCGGTGTATGAAGATGAGAAGACGGTGAAGGTCTTGCGGCTGTGGACGCATTACGAGTGA
- a CDS encoding type II toxin-antitoxin system Phd/YefM family antitoxin, with the protein MKTITATNARSELYRLIDATLESHEPVQITGKRGNAVLVSEGDWRAIQETLYLLGVPGMRESIIEGMAEPIDECSKEIDL; encoded by the coding sequence GTGAAGACAATTACCGCCACGAATGCGCGTTCGGAGCTTTATCGGCTGATTGATGCGACCTTGGAGAGCCACGAGCCGGTTCAGATTACCGGCAAACGTGGTAATGCAGTGTTGGTGTCTGAGGGGGATTGGCGTGCGATTCAAGAGACTCTGTACCTGCTCGGCGTGCCTGGGATGAGGGAGTCGATTATCGAGGGAATGGCGGAGCCGATCGACGAATGCTCGAAGGAGATTGATCTGTAG
- a CDS encoding DUF1810 domain-containing protein, translating into MHSHPLLQRFIDAQESDYATALAELRNGQKQSHWIWYIFPQVAGLGFSSMAQHFAIQSHAEATEFLNHPTLGARLIECTDALLEHRGTPIETIMGYPDDLKLRSSMTLFAAISDNDSPFHQVLNAFYQGKPDDKTLAFLEDH; encoded by the coding sequence ATGCATTCCCACCCCCTCCTCCAACGCTTCATCGATGCTCAAGAATCCGACTATGCCACCGCGCTGGCAGAGCTTCGAAACGGCCAAAAGCAAAGCCACTGGATCTGGTACATCTTTCCTCAGGTCGCCGGTCTGGGCTTCAGCTCGATGGCACAACACTTCGCAATTCAAAGCCACGCGGAAGCCACTGAATTTCTCAACCACCCGACCCTCGGAGCCAGGCTGATCGAATGCACCGACGCTCTACTAGAACATCGGGGAACGCCCATCGAAACCATCATGGGCTACCCCGACGACCTCAAGCTCCGCTCATCGATGACACTCTTCGCTGCCATCTCGGACAACGACAGCCCATTCCACCAAGTGCTCAATGCGTTTTACCAAGGCAAGCCCGACGACAAGACCTTAGCTTTTCTGGAAGATCACTGA
- a CDS encoding Hsp70 family protein — MTTSSSDSTIIGIDLGTTNSLVGAVVSGFPIVLADANGERVTPSVVHYPLGGGAPVVGAPALRQRALTPERTIHSAKRLIGQRQGETGWVPEYETEAGDGGGVKVVVDGEARTPEEVSADVLRHLKAVAEEALEHDVRRAVITVPAYFNDAQRKATMRAGEMAGLEVERIVSEPTAAALAYGADRKEGAQKVAVYDLGGGTFDVSVLDINDGVFHVLATAGDTRLGGDDFDRELAGLIWQRFAAANGRDPEGYGDLSALERAKLMEVARDVKHKLSVTDEVTAEIPFFSGNAHVSEVITRDDFEGLLQPYLARCAAHCRRVLIDANVEAADLASVLLVGGSTRIPAVRASVAEVFGQEPDTSQDPDEVVAKGAVVQAGILSGSLRNMVLVDVTPLSLGIETFGGLMNVILPRNSTIPAKAGEVFTNAVDGQSAMCVRILQGEREMAKDNWELGRVDVPFEPSPRGQARVGVQFKIDENGVLEVLARNLQTNEDTVLEIANSAVDVADERVEQMVADSVDHAFEDMEARIWTEAKMKSDELLPAVSAAMEVLGDEIDAEEKAEIDAAVAAVEAAMQTKDANGLKQANRKLDDATEQLAARLVEKAMEESMERRGLL; from the coding sequence ATGACCACTTCTTCTTCAGACTCGACGATTATCGGTATCGATTTAGGAACCACCAACTCGCTGGTGGGGGCGGTGGTTTCCGGTTTTCCCATTGTGTTGGCGGATGCCAATGGCGAGCGTGTGACACCGTCGGTCGTGCATTATCCGCTCGGCGGCGGGGCTCCTGTGGTCGGTGCGCCGGCTTTGCGCCAGCGTGCGCTCACACCCGAGCGGACGATCCACTCGGCCAAGCGCTTGATCGGCCAGCGACAGGGCGAAACCGGATGGGTGCCGGAGTACGAAACGGAAGCCGGCGACGGGGGCGGAGTGAAAGTGGTGGTCGATGGCGAAGCGCGAACGCCGGAGGAGGTCTCGGCGGATGTGCTGCGTCACTTGAAAGCGGTGGCGGAAGAGGCGCTCGAGCATGACGTACGCCGCGCCGTGATCACGGTGCCTGCTTATTTCAACGACGCCCAGCGCAAGGCGACGATGCGCGCCGGTGAGATGGCCGGGCTGGAGGTGGAGCGAATCGTTTCCGAGCCAACCGCCGCCGCGCTGGCCTACGGGGCGGACCGCAAAGAGGGCGCGCAGAAGGTGGCGGTTTATGATCTGGGTGGCGGTACGTTCGATGTGTCGGTGCTGGACATCAACGACGGGGTTTTTCATGTGCTGGCAACGGCGGGCGACACGCGGCTCGGTGGCGATGACTTTGACCGCGAATTGGCCGGGCTGATCTGGCAACGGTTCGCGGCAGCCAATGGGCGTGATCCAGAGGGCTACGGCGATTTGTCGGCTCTTGAGCGGGCGAAGCTGATGGAGGTGGCTCGCGACGTGAAGCACAAGCTGAGTGTGACGGACGAGGTCACGGCTGAGATCCCGTTCTTTAGTGGCAACGCACACGTGAGCGAAGTGATCACACGCGATGATTTCGAGGGGCTGCTGCAGCCGTATCTGGCTCGCTGTGCCGCGCATTGCAGACGGGTTTTGATCGACGCGAATGTCGAAGCAGCGGATCTGGCGTCGGTGTTGTTGGTCGGTGGATCGACGCGGATTCCTGCGGTGCGGGCCAGCGTGGCGGAGGTCTTTGGTCAGGAGCCGGATACCAGCCAGGATCCGGACGAAGTGGTCGCCAAGGGCGCGGTGGTGCAGGCGGGGATTTTGTCGGGCAGCTTGCGCAACATGGTGCTGGTGGACGTGACGCCGCTGTCGCTCGGGATCGAAACGTTCGGTGGATTGATGAATGTGATCCTGCCGCGCAACTCGACCATTCCCGCCAAGGCCGGAGAAGTCTTCACCAACGCGGTGGACGGCCAGAGCGCGATGTGTGTGCGCATCCTCCAAGGCGAGCGAGAGATGGCGAAGGACAACTGGGAACTCGGGCGGGTGGACGTGCCGTTCGAGCCATCACCACGCGGGCAGGCCCGTGTGGGGGTGCAGTTCAAGATCGATGAAAATGGCGTGCTCGAAGTGCTGGCGCGCAACCTTCAGACCAACGAAGACACCGTGCTCGAAATTGCCAACTCGGCGGTCGACGTCGCGGATGAGCGGGTCGAACAAATGGTCGCCGACAGCGTGGACCACGCGTTCGAGGACATGGAAGCCCGCATTTGGACCGAGGCGAAGATGAAGAGTGACGAGCTCTTGCCTGCGGTGTCCGCTGCGATGGAAGTGCTCGGAGATGAGATCGATGCGGAAGAGAAAGCTGAGATCGATGCCGCGGTGGCCGCAGTGGAAGCCGCGATGCAAACCAAAGACGCCAACGGCCTCAAGCAAGCCAACCGCAAACTAGACGACGCCACCGAACAACTCGCCGCCCGCCTGGTGGAAAAGGCGATGGAGGAGAGCATGGAGCGGCGAGGGTTGTTGTGA